The window GCGGCCATGCAGCGTGACTACTGGTACGCGGTGTCGCGCTCGCTCGAGAAGCTGGAGCCGCCGGAGCAGGTGGGACGCGTGGCGGCACAACGTGCGCTACGCCGCCTCGGCGCGCGCAAGGTCCCGACGGCATGCGTACCGGTGGTGTTCGAGTCCATGGCAGCGCAGTCCTTGCTGGGACACATCTTCGAGGCGGCGAACGGCGACTCCATCTACCGCGGGGCTTCGTTCCTTGAAGGCAAACTGGGGCAGGCGATCGCGAGCGCGAACGTCACCGTGATCGACGACGGCACCATGCCCGGCGGATTTGGAACATCCCCTTTTGACGGCGAAGGCGTACCCACGCGGCGTACCGTGGTAATCGAGCGCGGCGTACTGCAGTCGTACCTGCTCAACACCTACACCGCGCGCAAGCTGGGATTGCAGACGACGGGCAACGCCTCGCGGGGCCTGGCGGGGACGCCGGGCATCGGCGCGGGCAACTTTTTCCTTCAGCCGGGCACACGCACACCACAGCAGCTCATCGCAGACATCGCGGACGGATTCTACGTCACCGAGCTCCTGGGCTTCGGCGTGAACCTGGTGACGGGCGACTACTCGCGTGGCGCCAGCGGGCTGTGGATCTCGCGCGGCGAGCTGGCGTATCCGGTCGAGGAGGTCACGATCGCCGGCAACCTGAAGGATATGCTGCGCAACATCGCAGAGATTGCCAGCGACCTGGAGTTCCGCGGCTCCGTGGCCTGCCCCACGTTGCGCATCGACGGCCTGACCGTAGCGGGCGAGTAGTAGAATCGCTGCCGTGGAGCCGCTTTCTCCCGAAGGCAATCCTCCGGAAACTGAACGGAGCGTGGCTTGGCCCGCCATTGGCGCGGGGGCACTGCTGGTGGTGCTCGCGATCGGCGCCCTCGTGCTGCTCACGCGACCATCCGGGGAGCGAACGGCGCAACCCGTCAGCGAGGGTCCCCACGCCTACGGCGAAAAGCTTCAGTTCGCCGACCTGAAGATGAGCGAGGTGGCGAACTTCGTCGGCGGCAAGGTGACCTACCTCGAAGGCCAGCTTACGAATCAGGGTGACCGTACGGTGAGCGGCGTCACGGTCGAGATCGTCTTTCGGAATTCGCTAGGCGAAGTGGTGCAGAAAGAGACGCTGCCGGTGAAGGTGCATGAGCAGCGCGGTCCCTACGTGGACGTCACCGATCTGAAAGCTGCCCCGCTGAAGCCCGGCGAGACGCGCGGCTTCCGCCTGATCTTCGATCATGTCAGCGCCGACTGGAACCGGGAGTATCCGGCGATCACGGTGACGGCAGTGAGTTTCAATTGACGATTGAATCATTGAGTCATGGAATCAATGGAGAACGTCTGCGGTCAGCGAGAGCGCGAAAGTCTCAAGCGCCGGCCGCGCAATGATCCAATGAACAAATGATTCAATCTACAATTGGTTTCATGGGCGAAGTGAAGACCGTGCGCCTGACGGAGGCCGTCAAGGCGGCGGGTTGAGCTTCCAAGCTGAGTCCGGCGGCGCTGGACGCGGTGCTTGGGAGATTAGCCCGGCAACAGGACGCGAACGTGCTGGTCGGCTTCGACAAAGCCGACGACGCCGGGGTGTACAAGATTTCCGACGAGCTCGCGCTGGTGCATACGGTGGACTTCTTCACGCCTATCGTCGACGATCCGTTCACGTTCGGCCAGATCGCGGCGGTCAACTCGCTGAGCGACGTCTATGCCATGGGCGGGCGGCCTCTGAACGCCCTCACCCTGGTCTGCTTCCCGGAAAAGGGCGACCTGGCGGTGCTGGAGCAGATCCTGGCCGGGGGTCTCTCCAAGATGATGGAAGCGGGTTGCACCATTGTCGGCGGGCACTCCACCCGCGACGAAGAGATCAAGTTCGGCTACGCGGTCACCGGCACCATCCATCCGCAACGTGTTCTTCCCAACTCCGGCGCAAGGCCGGGCGACCGCCTGCTGCTGACCAAGGCCCTCGGCACGGGCGTGATCTCGACTGCCATCAAGCGCGGCAAGGCAGAGCCGGCGTGGGTGGAGGCCGCCGTCAATTCCATGACCACGCTCAACCGCGCAGCGGCGGAGGTGATGACCGATTCCGCCTACGAAGTGCACAGTTGTACGGACATCACCGGCTTCGGGCTGATCGGACATGCGCGCGAGGTAGCGCTGGCCTCGGGTGTGAGCCTGCGCCTGGCGGCTTCCCGCGTGCCGCTGCTCGAAGGCGCGCTCCAGTGCGTGCGGGAAAAACACGTCCCCGGCGGGCTCAAAGCCAATCGCGAGTTCGCTGAATGCGTGGTGGAGTGGGATGACGCAGTGGAAGAAGACTTGCGTACGCTGTTGTTCGATCCGCAGACCGCCGGGGGTCTGCTGATCTCCGTCGCCGCCAAGGACAGCGACGCCCTTCTGCGCGCACTGCGCGACCGCCGCCTGCCGGCGGCTGAGGTCGGCGAGGTCCTGCGGGCGGCAAAGCCGCTGATTCGGGTCAGCTAACTCGGCTCAAGGGCAAAGGGAGGGGCAGATGTGCGAAGGTCCTTTTTCACCCACTTCTAATCCTGCCTTCCCTCGATGGCCAGCAGCAGCACGATGGCGGCGGCAGCCAGGCGGCGATCGAGCTTGCGTTCGCGGTCGGGCGTCAGGTCCACGTCCAGCGTGTGCACGAAGGGATTGAAGCGCTGCGCGGCCTTGCCCACATGCTGTCCGCCGACCTCGAAGTGGTAGGTCTGGGGGATCAGGTTGGAGAGGAATCGGCGCAGGGTGGCCATCAAAGCGCTGTCCTCCTTGATCAGCCCGATCTCGCGGTCGCCGGCGTCGAGGATAGTCCACTCGTCGATCAGGATGGACTTCAGCCCCTTGCGGCGCAGCGCCCCGACCTTCTGCTGCTGGCGTGAATCGGTCACGTCATAGGTGGCGGAGATGTCGAGCATCTGCCGCGCCTTGATGGTCAGCAGCTCCTGCGTAGCACTCTCGTCCGCGTACAGCCGGATGTCCTCCTTCAGCTTGAACAGCTTCTGTTTCAGGAAGCCGATTACGCGCCCCTGCGGATCGTAGAAATGGAACTTGGGAGCGATGTCAAAGACCTTGGCGCGGGCCGTGAAGCGGTCGTGATTGAACGCGGCGGGTGTGGCCGGAGACGTGGCCATGCAGTCCTCCTCAGCAGCAAAATTGCGCCGATGGTAGCGCTGGAATCCTCAGCCCGCAACCGGAATTCTCGGCGTACCGCGTTCACTTACAGGTCAGTGTGGAGGTGGCCGTGAGCTTGCGCCCGGCGTTCGCCTCCGCCGGCAGGGTAGCGGTCACCGTCACCGCGCCGGACGTCGGTCCCAGGCAGGTGGCGGTACCGAAGGTCGCGCCCGGTGTGTTGCTGATGCTGACGTTGACGGGATCGGAAACCGACCAAACCACGGCGGTCGCCGGGTCGGGGTCGGACTGGATGGTGCAGGCAACGGTCGTCGTGCTGCCCGAGGCAATGAACTTCTGCGAACTGCCCACAAAGATGGTTGCGGTCGCGGGTGAAGCGCTCAGCGTAGAGATGAAGCAGAACGTGCTCGTGTCGCAACCCGCCAGCAGGAAGGAGAGCAGGAAGAAGAGGCCGAGCGTGCGCACTGAAGACATGACGAACGCGACTCGGAGTTCACTGTGGAAGCAACAAAATTGTACACCGGCTGACCTTGGGGGCGGCCATGCCAGCGGTGGGGCTCAAGCTACCAAGTGACGGAGCCCAGTGGCGGCTACGAACAATCAGGGCGGCCTAGCGGCCGCCCTTCTGAGAACAGAGAACTGACTACTGAGAACTGTCCTTACGCCGGCGCCGGCTTTTCCCCGGCGAGTCCCGGCGTACGGCCGGGCTCAGGCTTGAGCACCTGTTGCACACCCGCGGCCTCGGGCGCGCTGGCTCGCGGTTTGACCGGTAGCTCCTTGCCCTCGAGCAGCAAGCGGATCTCACTGGCATCGAGGGTTTCGCGCTCCAGCAGGGTTTCGGCCAGGCGGACCAGCTTGTCGCGGTTCTCTTCCAGCAGCCGCTTGGCCGTGTTGTAGCCCTGGTCAACGATGCGGCGCACTTCCTGGTCGATCTTGATGGCGGTTTCCTCGCTGTAGTCGCGGTGCTGCGCGATCTCGCGGCCCAGGAAGATCTGCTCTTCCTTCTTGCCGAAGGTGATGGGACCCAGATCGCTCATGCCCCACTCGCAGACCATCTTGCGGGCCAGCTCGGTGGCCTGCTCGATGTCGTTGCCGGCGCCGGTGGTGCGCTGGTCGAGGAACAGTTCCTCGGCCAGGCGGCCGCCCATCATGATGGCGATGCGCGTCTCCAGGTAGCTCTTGCTGTAGGTGTGCTTGTCATCAAGCG of the Terriglobales bacterium genome contains:
- a CDS encoding metallopeptidase TldD-related protein, which translates into the protein MRRATAAGATAAEAVVREGDEFSTVVRLGEVETLKQASSHAMGLRVFFGHRAASTYTTDFSPAGIARMIEGALALARVASEDPHAGLPDASQLGTLAGDLDLFHDDVESLSTADRIDYARRAERAALDFDPHITNSEGGSFDAASGRKVLANSLGFTGEYRRSYCSVAAVPVAQQEGAAMQRDYWYAVSRSLEKLEPPEQVGRVAAQRALRRLGARKVPTACVPVVFESMAAQSLLGHIFEAANGDSIYRGASFLEGKLGQAIASANVTVIDDGTMPGGFGTSPFDGEGVPTRRTVVIERGVLQSYLLNTYTARKLGLQTTGNASRGLAGTPGIGAGNFFLQPGTRTPQQLIADIADGFYVTELLGFGVNLVTGDYSRGASGLWISRGELAYPVEEVTIAGNLKDMLRNIAEIASDLEFRGSVACPTLRIDGLTVAGE
- the selD gene encoding selenide, water dikinase SelD; protein product: MGEVKTVRLTEAVKAAGUASKLSPAALDAVLGRLARQQDANVLVGFDKADDAGVYKISDELALVHTVDFFTPIVDDPFTFGQIAAVNSLSDVYAMGGRPLNALTLVCFPEKGDLAVLEQILAGGLSKMMEAGCTIVGGHSTRDEEIKFGYAVTGTIHPQRVLPNSGARPGDRLLLTKALGTGVISTAIKRGKAEPAWVEAAVNSMTTLNRAAAEVMTDSAYEVHSCTDITGFGLIGHAREVALASGVSLRLAASRVPLLEGALQCVREKHVPGGLKANREFAECVVEWDDAVEEDLRTLLFDPQTAGGLLISVAAKDSDALLRALRDRRLPAAEVGEVLRAAKPLIRVS
- a CDS encoding DUF2393 family protein, with product MAWPAIGAGALLVVLAIGALVLLTRPSGERTAQPVSEGPHAYGEKLQFADLKMSEVANFVGGKVTYLEGQLTNQGDRTVSGVTVEIVFRNSLGEVVQKETLPVKVHEQRGPYVDVTDLKAAPLKPGETRGFRLIFDHVSADWNREYPAITVTAVSFN